From Saprospiraceae bacterium, one genomic window encodes:
- a CDS encoding serine hydroxymethyltransferase, producing the protein MELRDKTVEKLLDQELSRQRNGVELIASENFASAEVIRSMGSWLTNKYAEGYPGKRYYGGCEVIDEIENLAKERLCKLFGVEYANVQPHSGAQANASVQIALLQPGDTIMGLNLAHGGHLSHGSPVNMSGKYYKVVSYGVEEESGLINMDKVRTLALEHRPKLIICGASAYSRDWDYRTFREIADEIGAVLMADIAHPAGLIAKGLLNNPVPHCHIITSTTHKTLRGPRGGIIMMGKDHPNVIGKLDKKGKPIAMSSILNSGVFPGMQGGPLEHIIAAKAVAFGEALEDSFASYGQQVIANSKAFATAFLGLGYQIVSGGTDNHMFLLDLRNKNITGKEAEELLIKAEITTNKNMIPYDPQPPMTTSGIRLGTAAMTSRGFVENDFIQVAQWMDELIERKDDDGFIRSVREKVNQYMKGFPLYPGI; encoded by the coding sequence ATGGAATTAAGAGACAAGACAGTTGAGAAATTGCTGGATCAGGAATTGTCCAGACAGCGAAATGGTGTAGAGCTCATTGCCTCAGAAAATTTTGCCAGTGCAGAAGTCATCCGGTCCATGGGATCCTGGTTGACCAACAAGTACGCCGAAGGTTACCCGGGCAAACGGTATTATGGTGGATGTGAGGTCATTGACGAAATTGAAAATCTTGCCAAAGAGAGACTCTGCAAACTGTTTGGTGTGGAATATGCAAACGTTCAGCCCCATTCCGGCGCCCAAGCCAATGCCTCTGTGCAAATAGCGCTGCTTCAGCCCGGAGACACCATCATGGGATTGAACCTGGCACATGGGGGCCATTTATCGCATGGTTCTCCGGTCAATATGAGTGGAAAGTATTACAAGGTGGTATCTTATGGTGTCGAAGAGGAGAGTGGCTTGATCAATATGGATAAGGTCAGAACACTGGCTTTGGAGCATCGGCCGAAACTTATTATTTGCGGTGCTTCAGCCTATAGCAGGGATTGGGATTACAGAACATTCCGCGAGATTGCAGATGAGATAGGAGCTGTATTGATGGCCGATATTGCCCATCCGGCCGGACTTATTGCCAAAGGGCTGCTGAACAATCCAGTTCCTCATTGTCACATCATCACCTCGACCACTCACAAGACTCTTCGCGGTCCGCGAGGAGGAATTATCATGATGGGAAAGGACCACCCCAATGTCATCGGCAAATTGGATAAAAAAGGAAAACCAATCGCGATGTCCTCCATCCTCAACAGTGGTGTTTTTCCAGGCATGCAAGGTGGACCTTTGGAACACATCATCGCTGCCAAAGCAGTGGCTTTTGGAGAGGCGCTTGAAGACAGTTTTGCCAGTTATGGTCAACAGGTCATCGCCAATTCAAAAGCATTTGCAACAGCTTTTCTCGGACTTGGATATCAAATAGTGTCAGGTGGTACAGACAATCACATGTTTTTGCTCGATCTTAGAAACAAAAACATCACCGGCAAAGAAGCAGAAGAGCTTTTGATAAAGGCTGAAATAACGACCAACAAAAATATGATTCCCTACGATCCGCAACCACCGATGACGACTTCTGGCATAAGATTGGGCACCGCCGCAATGACTTCAAGAGGATTTGTAGAGAATGATTTTATCCAGGTAGCTCAATGGATGGATGAGTTGATTGAGAGAAAAGATGATGATGGATTCATTCGTTCTGTCAGAGAAAAAGTTAATCAATACATGAAGGGATTTCCCCTGTACCCTGGAATATAA
- a CDS encoding PglZ domain-containing protein encodes MNQDKIKILWADDEIDLLKPQVFFLEKKGYAITSVTNGHDVLTTLQEDPSFDVVFLDESMPGKTGLETLEAIKAKGFLMPVVMVTKNEAERIMEEAIGSQIADYLIKPVNPNQLLLTIKKLIDNKRLVSEKNTQDYQMAFRQLFMDISDRPDFKSWVDIYKRLIHWELKMDQGTDTHIQDILQQQKQEANVEFSKYITAHYSSWFKNAAVAPIMSHQLMLEKVFKQLKEQIPTIFILLDNLRYDQWRVIEPIITERFLVEEEDFFYSILPTTTQYSRNAIFAGMLPSEIEKHYPDWWLNDNEEGGKNMKEPDLLSMQIKRYIRRDLKHEYIKITNAVKGKQLLDNAHNLLQNDFTAIVYNFIDMLSHARTEMEVLKELASDEMAYRSLTKSWFLHSPLWAALQKLSETPVQLIVTTDHGTIRVQDPCRVVGDRETTANLRYKVGKNLNYDKKDVLEIKDPAQVGLPRPNLSSTFIFAKEKSYFLYPNNYGHFLNYYRNTFQHGGISLEEMICPVIRLRSKTQ; translated from the coding sequence ATGAATCAAGATAAAATTAAAATTCTTTGGGCAGACGATGAAATCGATCTTTTAAAGCCTCAGGTTTTCTTCCTTGAGAAAAAAGGATATGCCATCACCTCTGTCACCAATGGCCATGATGTACTCACGACCCTACAAGAAGATCCATCATTTGATGTGGTCTTTTTGGATGAATCCATGCCCGGTAAAACCGGTTTGGAAACCCTGGAAGCCATTAAAGCCAAAGGATTCTTGATGCCCGTGGTGATGGTCACCAAGAATGAGGCAGAGAGAATTATGGAAGAAGCCATCGGGAGTCAGATTGCAGATTATCTGATCAAACCAGTCAATCCAAATCAACTGCTCCTAACCATCAAAAAACTCATTGACAACAAACGACTGGTCTCTGAAAAAAATACCCAGGATTATCAGATGGCATTTCGTCAATTGTTTATGGATATTTCAGACAGACCTGACTTTAAGTCCTGGGTAGATATCTACAAACGACTCATCCATTGGGAACTTAAAATGGATCAAGGTACAGATACCCATATCCAGGATATCCTGCAACAACAAAAACAGGAGGCCAATGTCGAATTCTCAAAATACATCACCGCACATTATAGCTCGTGGTTTAAAAATGCTGCAGTGGCTCCCATTATGTCTCATCAACTGATGTTGGAAAAAGTATTCAAACAACTAAAAGAGCAGATACCCACCATTTTTATTTTATTGGACAATCTGCGCTATGATCAATGGAGGGTCATCGAACCCATCATCACAGAACGTTTTTTGGTGGAGGAAGAAGACTTTTTTTATAGCATCTTGCCTACGACCACACAATATAGTAGGAATGCCATCTTTGCTGGAATGCTCCCATCCGAAATCGAAAAACACTACCCTGATTGGTGGCTTAACGACAATGAAGAAGGCGGAAAGAATATGAAAGAGCCCGATCTTTTGTCCATGCAGATAAAACGATACATCAGAAGGGATCTAAAACACGAATACATTAAAATTACCAATGCGGTCAAAGGAAAACAATTGTTGGACAATGCACACAATTTGTTGCAAAATGACTTCACTGCCATCGTGTACAATTTTATCGATATGCTGTCCCATGCACGCACAGAAATGGAAGTACTTAAAGAGCTCGCTTCGGACGAAATGGCCTATCGCTCTTTGACCAAATCCTGGTTTCTTCATTCTCCACTTTGGGCAGCTCTTCAAAAATTGTCTGAAACTCCCGTTCAATTGATCGTGACAACCGATCATGGAACCATTCGTGTCCAAGATCCATGCAGAGTGGTCGGAGACAGAGAAACAACGGCAAACTTGAGATACAAGGTTGGAAAGAATCTGAATTACGACAAAAAAGATGTACTCGAAATCAAAGATCCTGCACAGGTAGGTTTACCAAGACCCAACCTATCATCCACGTTTATATTTGCAAAAGAAAAATCTTATTTTTTATATCCCAACAACTACGGTCATTTTTTAAACTACTACCGCAATACATTCCAACACGGAGGTATCTCCCTGGAAGAAATGATCTGTCCAGTGATCAGATTGCGCAGCAAAACACAATAA
- a CDS encoding HD domain-containing protein → MAQVKIFNDPVYGFITVPSGILLDLIEHPYFQRLQRIKQLGLSHYVYPGAVHSRFHHALGAYHLMTMALNHLRLKGVDIAEEEFRAAQIAILLHDIGHGPFSHVLENTILPVHHEQLTALLMEQLNQDSGGKLDLAIRIFNNQYDRPFLHQLISSQLDTDRLDYLTRDSFFTGVAEGVIGYDRLILMMDVRDHSLILEEKALYSIEKFLTSRKIMYLQVYMHKTALAAECMLNLFLNRLKEQRAFSGLSHSMTYFLDKSHQSEWDPKEFLPQFVMTDDVDIWALLKEYRHSEDPVLKHLAQGLTNRKLFKIQIKDEPFDEINEGRFLDAAVPEELVRLLNHETFHFEISPYELGEPEIVIQSKTGMLKPFSQYKDMEHLTQKLSRHYRIIAR, encoded by the coding sequence TTGGCACAGGTTAAAATTTTTAACGATCCGGTGTATGGATTTATTACTGTTCCCTCAGGGATCCTCTTGGATTTGATTGAGCACCCATATTTTCAAAGACTGCAAAGAATTAAGCAGCTTGGCTTATCCCATTATGTTTATCCGGGTGCCGTCCATTCAAGATTTCACCATGCACTCGGAGCGTATCATTTAATGACGATGGCATTAAATCATTTGCGTTTGAAGGGAGTGGACATTGCCGAGGAAGAATTCCGGGCAGCTCAAATCGCCATTTTACTACACGATATTGGGCATGGACCTTTTTCCCATGTATTGGAGAACACCATTCTGCCTGTTCACCACGAGCAACTGACAGCCTTACTGATGGAACAGCTCAACCAAGATTCTGGAGGAAAACTTGATTTGGCCATCCGCATTTTTAACAACCAATACGACCGCCCATTTCTGCATCAACTCATCAGCAGCCAATTGGATACGGACCGCCTGGACTATTTGACAAGAGACAGTTTTTTTACGGGTGTGGCAGAAGGTGTCATTGGATACGACCGATTGATTTTAATGATGGATGTGCGCGACCACAGCTTGATATTGGAGGAAAAGGCTCTTTATTCCATAGAGAAATTTTTAACGTCCCGAAAAATCATGTATTTACAGGTGTACATGCATAAGACAGCCCTGGCTGCGGAATGTATGCTTAATCTTTTTTTAAATAGATTGAAAGAACAGAGGGCGTTTTCCGGACTGAGTCATTCCATGACTTATTTTCTAGACAAAAGCCATCAGTCAGAATGGGATCCAAAAGAATTCCTCCCCCAGTTTGTGATGACCGATGATGTTGATATCTGGGCTTTGCTCAAGGAATACAGACATTCTGAAGATCCGGTATTAAAACACCTGGCACAGGGCTTGACAAACCGCAAACTGTTCAAAATTCAAATTAAAGATGAGCCATTTGATGAAATCAATGAGGGCCGCTTTTTGGACGCAGCTGTACCAGAGGAATTGGTGCGATTGCTCAATCATGAAACATTTCATTTTGAGATCAGCCCATACGAATTGGGCGAACCAGAAATCGTGATCCAGTCTAAAACTGGAATGCTCAAGCCTTTTTCGCAATATAAAGACATGGAACATCTGACCCAAAAGTTGTCGAGACATTACCGGATTATTGCCCGCTAG